The genomic window TTTCCCGGCTCAGGGACGCCCTGATCGAGGTGACGGACGTGTCGCACGGCAATCACCGCCCCCTGTACTTCGTCTGCCAGAGCGGCGATGACTCCGTGGCGGCCGTCGGCATCCTCCGGGAGAACGGGTTCCCTTACGCCAGTGCTATAGCCGGCGGCCTTGAGTGCTGGGCGCGAGAAGTTGATCCCGGTTTCCCTGTGTACTGGTGATTAATTACTACCATAGACTGACTGGGCAGATGTGTGTGGATATCAGGGATGAAAACTGACAAGCTGTATAATATCTGTGTAGCTTTCGGTTTGGTTGTTACTTGTTAGTCTCGCTACCGTGTGCGTCTGCCGCTCGCAATCGTCTCGCGGTAGCAGGACTAACAACGGCATGTAAAACTAATCATTTCGTCTTAACGAAATACGGGTATGACCTTTCGCGAAAAAAGGGGCTTGTTTAGAAACATAGCAATCCTCTTCAATCCGTATATATTGCCATATTGGGAAGGATTTAGGTGAAAAATTAGTTCAATATTCACTCCACTCCACTCCATATACATTGGGAGGGATTGAGTTGAGGTTATCCAAACAATAATGACCCTGGCTTTCTTTCCACGGTTCATCTGTTGCTTGCTTTGCTGCGTTTGCGCAGTTATTTTTCCCAGCCCGGGAAAGAGATCCCCAGCCTTTCCTGCTCGAGGTTACTCATGCTTTCAGAAAGAAAAGACGAAACTGGAGTTACAGAGGCACACAGCGACCCTTTTATGTGCTCCTGAAGTGTTCAATATGCAATTATACATTTCCATACCTATAACTGGGCCCGGCCGGTCCAAAGAGCTCATCTGTCTGTAGGTTCTGTACTCATCTAGTTTTGACTTCTGATTGCTAGTTGATTTAATTTGATTTGGGCTCCAGCCAGCAGAGAGCAGTGCAGGGACTGTAGCACGACCAACCATGTGAGGACCCCTGTCTCCTGCGAATCATTGTGCTAGCCAATCTCGCAAAAGCCGGGCCGCGGCGGGGTGCCAATGAGTACGTGTGTATGGTAGTAGTAACACACGGCACGGGCTAATAACAATATTTATACTATCCTCCAAGCTTAGATTAGCATATATATGCAAGATGGATGATGCAACTTGGATGCAGTTCAGGCTTCAGCAGAGAGAAACTAACCCCAGCTTTTGCTCCAGAAGTTACACGGTGGGCGTGGCGGCCAAAGCCCTGGCATTCGCGATTCGATTCATCGTCCCTGGGTGCCTGAATCCACGTATGTTTGTCCAGGTTTGCATGTCTACAAAGCCTGGAAAGCTCAGGCTATCTGCCTACCTGCTGTGTGGGTTAAGTTGGCGACGCACGGCGCCATGGAGTGGAAGCTGACGATATCCCGACCAAGAAACCTGCCGCGCCCGCGCGCATTGTTTTGTTTCAGTGCAGAATATTCATGCACGTTGGGGACAAACTCCTATACTATGTTAGAATGGTCGTTCTTACCCATATTTCCGTGCTGTGGTAGTCACTACTACTAGATTtaggttctttgtcgagtgtctgaggcactcggcaaaagccaaATTGTACTCGACAAAGCTTTTACCGAgtgcggtactcggcaaagaacacacgacaaaaaattgatcagcaaagacctctttgccgagtgttttttatcaggcactcgacaaagatcccccggggcactcggcaaagaaaagcgaccgtcacggcgccggccccgttgacggtggctttgccgagtgccaaccctgcaggcactcggcaaagatttttttatttttttttaaaaaaaattctttgccgagtgccccctggccggcgctcggcaaagtttgaattgtgcagtgccctcttgccggcactcggcaaagtttgaattttttttaaattatttaccgagtgccatggtcatgacattcggcaaagctggaaaaaatgGTTTTctgagcgcccatttttccagctttgctgagtgctgtgactacggcactcggcaacagggtcctttgccgagtgcaacactcggcaaagtgacccaaaacggtaatttttaattttttttacattccatcatgacaaataaattcatacaaatatatatcacatatatatctcatccatcacatatatatctcatccatccacacaaccatccgcacatatcacatccatcacaatatatatcacatatataataataagtgctcaagtccatctaaataaatcaacaagtccatcaaagtccacaagtgcatcacaagtccatcaccaagtgaacaacaaataaaaaaatacaacgtgcactcatctcagcCACTGCGACTATAGTGAAGGTCTATCATtcagaggtgcatgaggtggattattcgaaccaccgtcagatggagactgcacaaaggagaaaagattgcatgtgagacaagattatttgtatagctaatctaggaaggtagaggccatacaatcaaagcacaagcaaaagtaaaaaactttcatactcacaggagtagctggagctgcaggacgcggaggcggaggtggaaccaacagcccagctggcagagagaagcccacacattGCCCAAGCctttgtaggaactccgtaatgtccgtcagcctctgcgcctagggttgccgctcggcctccagctgggccaccatcctctggtgcccggcctccggctcctgacgttgcctcatttcttgttacagccgggcctgcaatatttcactccaatgttttagtaatgcaaagctaattaaggtgtgtaaagatcaatgtatgacgagtaaagcaggaataacctcgagtgcgtcgacccggtgctatgcagcagtcggccgtgtgcgaatggccgggctctcgctcgtgctccgtgcttggatctgggagagagagggagtagaggccgtgtcgatgacgccgtcgccaagtcagaaccgcccatgcttcttgccttaccccgccctcatgacgacctctccatcaaagtcctgggtgctcggatcgtggtctgacccatggagcgacctcgccacctcagtgtactcactgatgcgggaatGGACGCTCGgattcgtgtatgcctcgggcgggtcctctaggttgaaggagacgtcggacgtcgccttgcccttgtgggccatacaccatgcctggaagtccaagcaagcctggccactatgcgACGCCAACTGCGAGAAAGATAGCacaatgattagaaatcaggtagaactgagcgtcacaatagataaatgaattcgcgtacccatgcttgtttgtatccggtgaggctatggctgccttgatggtgtgctggaccttgcatctgccaacgacggtcccgggcatccttgtgcatcttgaggtactcatCCGCGAACcatctctccaccatcatcgcccagcactcgggatacgcttggcaccactaggaaaccatctacacgtcatcaagtattggacatataagaagatcaaattaaaccaacttaatctcaaaacgaatcaatattgatgttctccatttacctcaaggtactgctcctgggtcagctgcatctctcttgcgtctttcttggttttcctctctccaagctttgacccgtagtaggttacgatggcctggatacgCACTTCGTAATGCATATcagtgacgagttttttacaggctttggtagtcacctgctccgccctagcctcaaatcccttctcacatctgtaataagtctgcatacaaaagcgatgtatccattcattatttcaagaaaagtccaatgaatgcgacgtattgagcaatgttgtgcgagggagacttacccaaaactctgccttcacccgcaccgccttgttggggtactccgcatcggtggcgacggcgtagtggtcaaacgagtaggccggctccgtcttcaatgcgtacgtgacaatgctggggaagtgttgcctgcacagaagacctaggatgccgttgactagccgtgcgcaaccacctgacacaaccacccagttcctgcacaagtgattaagaaaaattattagtttttttcatcatatcatatgaagtagtggtgataacatataaaggtacttacttttgcccttcggggcgaatcactgggcgttgatGAGAAAGCAGAACCTATGGGAGGCTTGCGGGACCTCGCAAggagacactcgaagaggagtcggaggaagcagaacctgtgcctgccgcctccaactcgtcgtcctcgtgcggcccctcctcgTCGTCCATCTGCCGAACCAGCTCATCGTCTGActcatccacgggcgccacctcctcctctgactcctcctcacgcggcgtgggaggagacggccccctcctacgtctggcggtcctcctcctcctcctgtctgatccctctgccgccccctccgcctcctcctgtagccgacgtggtctttggtaaatcgagttcactgacctatgacggtcgcccgccatctttgttcaatcacctgtaataaaaaagaaaaacaagacgtaattagaaataggtgcaaaaatgaacaaaacataattacaaaaaacatagtaatacatgtattagaaatatttgcaaaaatgaacaaaacataattacatctacatggtgttcctactatctaataggtaaggataggtcctaatcccacccgcggatgcgtagatgaggttaatttccatgctctactcctatccgagacagaatttcggaagcacctccccactgttctccaaatacatgtcttgccaaagaagagtgcgtatccggagaacaacagggaggtgatgccgaaactctgtctcggaccagagtagaccatggaaactaacccatctacgcatccgcgggctgtccaaaaaacgtggacaatccgaaacagatacggttatagatatgtaaagatctgcatacctccaaccgtatctctttcgaacggaagacgcctaactgggttacgcgatctacgaccatgatacgaaaagagggattatacctagggtggcggcggagtcaagctagtggggccgtggcgggtcggtgtagtggcgaggcgacgcggtgcaggcagaccggcatggCGACGGAAACTCCGACTCGGCTTCGATAGGCTCTTGTCtataaaaatggaacaaaatactgtcattttaaaaaaaaaatcggcagaacctcccctgcacggtgaggtttccaaaccctacaaaaaacaatggcacgatggccgacaagcacatatgtttcaagagaagccatgtagtttggatatcaatccacgcagaagaatatatccaagtagtaccactacttctactactacttccactattgctactactactaccactagttctactactactactaccactattgctacaactactaccgctagttctactactaccaccactacttctactactactaccactaattctactactactactaccactagttgtactactactaccactacttctaatactactactaccactagcactactagtacaactatcactaccacgataACAACAAGAGAGAAAGCATATCTGACGGACGCCGGGGGTAAGGGCTAGCGGCGTCGGGTTCAGAGTCGGGGTCACCGGAGTCGggcacgggcggcgtcggggcaGGCGGTCCACAGGGCGCAGCCGGGGGTAGGGCCGGCGACCGGGGGCAGGGCGCTGGCCACGCGGGCGGTCGGGCAGCGCGGGCGACTGGGCGGTGCGGGTGCACGGGCGACGCGGGCGAGCGGGCGGTGGCGCGTGCGTGTGTCCTGTGTGTGGGGTGCGTGGCCGGCCcaggggttaaatcccccctttgccgagtgccaggggcactcggcaaagggttttttaattttttaacctcctctttgccgagtgtcacctggcctagcactcggcaaagaaggttttttaaaaaaaatttctttgccgagtgtcctagatctggcactcggcaaaaaattttttttaaaaaaatactttgccgagtgctccagaCACAgcgctcgacaaagaatttttttttcgaaatgtctttgccgagtgccaaaaccctctttgtcgagtgccttattcttggcactcggcaaagggttgccgagtgccatgccccggcactcggcaaagtttttttttgtttttggcctccaaattttttgtgcagtccttttaaagtaccaggaactcctagttataaTTTGAggatttttgtggctttttgatatatttagttactttatttttaaatgaaataaagtaactaaatatatcaaaaagccacaaaaaatccccaaattctaactaggagttccatgtactttaaaagggctgcacaaaaaatttggaggccaaaaacaaaaaaaaaaaactttgtcgagtgccggggcatgacactcgacaaattggctctttaccgagtgccaagaataaggcactcggcaaagagcgttttggatttttttttaaatttcctctttgccaagtgccttcacaggggcactcggtaaagacattttgaaaaaaaaatctttgccgagcgccgtgttaggggcactcggcaaagtatttaaaaaaaataatctttgccaagtgccagatctgggacactcgacaaagatttaaaaaaaacttctttgccgagtgcctaacagcaggcactcggtaaagaaggacgtggccgaacaccgttatgcggggtagcctatgccgagtgccgcgcttttgccgagagcctggcactcgacaaagaagtcctttgccgagagcctttttttgccgagtgtccgacactcggcaaagaagatctttatcgagtgtccgatttttgacactcagcaaaacaatttgcactcggcaaagatcccatCTTCAGTAGTGAGTACTGGACACCGAATAAAGTGGCGAATTGAAAATGGAGCGAATTGGAGAGGCGACGTAGACTGCTATCCTAGGAGATGAGCTGAGAGATCGGCGTCAGTGTGACATGCGTGCGCTTATTATGATTTGGATTAGTTATTCCCTGCCGGGTTTTCGTGTACACCCTTCCAACCTACGATTTTATGCCGCATCTTGATCATGTGGGAGCGACGCAAAGTTAACGTAGTAATCACAAACACCTGTTATCAAGGTTTGTGTTCATGTATAATTTAGCAGTTAGCCTCATTTAGATTCGCTATTTGAGAGGCCATCCGCTAAATGCCTTAGCTGAAGATTTAAAACATTGCCCTAGGATGAAGGGTATAAATATGCTTTTGGCCCATATAAATATTTTAGTTACCCATTCTAATTAGATCTCAAAAACTTTGACCCTGTTTGGATGGGGACTAAGACTTGTTGTTAGTTCGGACTAGGACTAGAACTAGTTGTTATAGTTGGGTAATAGTTAGCTGGCTAAAAATTAGTATATTGTGCTGTTTGAATCTGAAGGCTAATGGCAAAGATATTTATGCCCCTTGTCTACTTGCACGCAAAGACTAGAGAGGGGTGTTTCTGACTTTTCAAGATTAGTTGCCCCTATTAGTCCTGACGATTAGCTACATTTTGCCAACTAGTCGACTAGCAACTAGTTGGCGCCTTAGCTAAAGATTGGTTCACCCATTAACCTATCGGTTTGGATTCTTATGGACTAAAAAATAGTCAACTAGCAGTAGTTAGTCACATGGATTCAAACATACCCTTATTCATGTATGCAAGTGGAGGAAGACTTGCTTACATATGAAAGTCCCATCCATTTCACTAAGACACTAAGTCATGCATCGGTGAAGAGAAGGAAACACCATAAGCATGTGCATACCCATTGGCCTTAAGCACGTGGTACTTTGCTGCAAAATAGTCCACTGGAATTTGGCATGTGGTCTCTTCTTTTGcagttttatatttttttaacttGGCCTTTAGACCTATACGAGTTGGAAACCTAATTGGGTTATATATTGATCACAGCACGAGATTGTGCGGGGTTGTTTTTTTCTATATATACAACCTATATATCATCTGCCGTCGAAAATATATTTATTTGAGTTAGGATTTTGCCTCTTTTCGTTGCTACGTTACCATTGTAGTCTCACTATCCCGAGCATCTACGTGCACTGGCGTGTAGGTCTCCAGAACCTCTCGCCCTTATAATTCCCGCGAGAGAGGGcgaataagttttttttttgaaccagGAAGTGCCTCGTGCAACTGCTCGATTTCTTTACCATGGCTCATCTTCCACCCAAGCTAGGTGATGACATGTACCATCATCTTTATCGTCGACCAGTTGTCGCCAACGATATCACTTCTCCACTACTATCCATGGTGACTTCCTCTACAAATGAGAAGTACGCACATCGTGATCCGATCTACTATTTGAGTATACCTATACTGTTTGAGAAGTTGGTAATTCATCTATCATGTTTATTAATTAAATGTGCTAGTACGTGATTTCGTCATGGTTTAAGTTCTGGAGAAAaattctaaaattaatcatgaaATTGCCTAATAATTATCCAACACGAATAGCATATATACGGTTCCTAGGTTCCCAGGACTCGCAATCGACAGGACCAAATCAAATCCGTCGCTGACAGGGACGGGAAGATTGCTTCTAATCTCCAGAATGTGCCGCGTTGCTGTTCACACGCATTCTCCAACAGCCATCCATGTCCAATAATTGTTTACCCATCCGTTCCAGCCACGGATATTCCTCAGTCAAATCAAACACCTGTGAACGCCCTGTTTATTTGGGCTCATTTGACTGATAAAtcatggttgaaagtactattgattaatttggtgtgagagaaaaatgatgttcgttggctgaaaaggtATGGTTTATAAGCAAAACAAGCTCAAACGAACAGTTCAAAGCCAGTAGCAAACTCCAGCGTGCTTTAGTTGCTCAGGCCACAGATTATTAAGCAGCTAGATTAAGCTGTGAGTGCACGTCGAATCGAATTAATTAATACAATTAAGCCGCCGCACAGCACGAGACCTATCACAAAGAGTGATCAGAGAGATGGAACATGGCTATCATCCCTGTTAATTAACAACGCTAGCTAGGATCAGGCTTCAGGAACACGGCCGTCCAGTCCAGCAAGCTCTCACCAAACCGATGGACCGCGACCTCTCTGCAGCTGGTGCATCATCGCCGGCCGTCATCATCACCGCCGCGCGCCGGGGGCGGATGCAAGTCGACAAACGACAGGGCAAACCACCGTGCCATCCCCTTGCGCCCCACCCTCCCTACACCCGTATCCCACCATATCCAGCCACCCGCTTTCTCCCACCGGTGCAGAACCATCAGGCATCAGCTGCTGCTATGCTAATATTCCTTCTCCTTCCCTACACGTACGCCCAGCTCGCTCCCGGCCGGCCGCGGGAAAGAACATACACACGCTCCTCTCGATCAATAACACTACTGTGGGTGACTAGTTAATAATAATACTCGCTCTGAGCCGTCACGCGGCCGGTACAGAGACAAGATTAACGAGGAAACAGTCGTCGTTTGCACGATCGAATAAATGCGCAGAGAGACGACTGTTTTGTTGGCTTACACGTACGGACGGTgaacagctagctagctagctagtgtaGCAGCTACTCCTACGTACTAGTGGCTCGATCGACCGACCGATCGGCCGGCTTGGTGGTCATGACTGCTGCGGCcggacggcgatcgggcggtggCAGACGACGGCGCCATCGGCGACGGCGGAGCCCGCCTtgcggtcggcggcggcggcggcggagttgCCGTTgttggacgaggaggaggagacgcGCTGGCAGGAGGGGCACACGGTGAGGGTGGTGGGCGGGGACATGTGCATGTAGAGGTGCGGCGAGACGCGCTTGAGCGCGCGGAGCTCCTGCACCTCCTTGTGCAGCCGCCGGTTCTCCTCCGTCAGCGTCTCGCAGCAGCGCTTCAGGTACTCACAGTCCACCTccgtctgcttcagcttcgtccTGCACGAGGAGGCCAGGAGGGGCAGAAAAGAGGGAAAAGTGTGCATGCTGATCAGAGGTTCATCAGAATACACAGCATGCTAGCTATAGAGCGGCTAGCTGTGTGTGAAATTAAAGCTGTGCAACGGCGACATATCACATGTGCGTTTCGTACCTGGCGCGCCTGTTCTGGAACCACACCTCCACCTGGCGGGGCCGCAGGCCCAGCTGCTGCGCCAAGGCTGCCTTCTGCCGCTGCACGCCATTAATCAGCAGCAAGTTAGTACAGCTTACACGCATGCAGGGTAATAGTAAGGTTAACACCGAGAACCGGCGAATGATTGACAACTACTGCTAGCTAGCTGTTCTCCCATGAGAGGAGTCCTGAACTCCTGATCACGGGGAGGATAGAAGTCATAGAACACAGGACAGAACTGCTGTCTCAATAGCATGCATGTTACTACTACTTACAGGGTTGAGAGTTGGGTGCTCCCGGAAGCTATCCTCGAGCACGGCCGACTGGTCCTTGGACAGCCGGAGCTTCTTCCTGGAGCCGTCGATGCCGCAGCCGCCGTCCTCCTCGTCGCTGCCGCCTCGCAGGCTCTCCTCGCCCGTGGCCTCGCTTCGCTTCGCGGGGAGCAGCAGTGGCATCTCCAGGAACCTCTTCTCTGATGCATGCATGATCCAGACAGAGTGTAAGCCATACACGGTATTAGATGCTGACGACAAATCCTACATATAGTCAGACAGACATCAACTCACATGTACACTAATAACTACTGTAGCTAGCTTGATATGATCACAGTTAGCTGCTAGCTAGCAGTAGTGTGCCTGCAGGAGCTAAATATCGCTGGTAGATCGAAGTATAGGTATAGCTACTTACTATAGAGATACAagttatatatatacactaataCACCAACTTGCATTGTATTTACCTGGTGGAGCGCGTAGCAGCATGGTGGCGACATGGTGAGTGCGAGGAGACGCGAGGGACGAGCTGAGGCTGAGGCTGAGCCCTAAGTCCTCGACCCTCTCCATCATCTATCGACCGTGTACCGCCTCAATCTCTTCCTCAATCTGCTGATATCTCTGCAAGGAGTAGCTagcctcttcttctacctcgctctctaccgatcaatctagcTATGTGTGAGAGCTGTATAGgcgtgtatgtgtatgtgtagaGCTGGAACTATGGAAGAACTGGGGATAGATATATAATAGTACGAGTAGCAGCAGGCCAGCAGTAGATAGATGGAGCTGCTGGCTGAAGTGATAAAGAAGTGGGGGAGAGCGAGGGTTTTAAAGACATGGGCGGGGGAGCAGGGCGGGAGGAATGTTGGATCTCACTTCACATAGTTTCTGGGACAGCAATCATTAGCTTGTGGGGCGGGCTCAGTTGGTGCAATCATAACTtccccacctccacctcctcctccgcgcTCCGCTCAAAATTGCTGGCCTAGCTAACTTCAGCTATTCCCCACCCAGCATTAGGATTTTCTTTTGCCACGAAAAGGCGACCATGATATTTCCCCTTTGTTGACGAGCTAGCTGGTGGTGTTTTTGTAATCTGAACACTGGAATAATCCATGGATCGGAGTATATAATGCACATATGCGTGCCTTTAT from Miscanthus floridulus cultivar M001 chromosome 11, ASM1932011v1, whole genome shotgun sequence includes these protein-coding regions:
- the LOC136493460 gene encoding homeobox-leucine zipper protein HOX17-like → MMERVEDLGLSLSLSSSLASPRTHHVATMLLRAPPEKRFLEMPLLLPAKRSEATGEESLRGGSDEEDGGCGIDGSRKKLRLSKDQSAVLEDSFREHPTLNPRQKAALAQQLGLRPRQVEVWFQNRRARTKLKQTEVDCEYLKRCCETLTEENRRLHKEVQELRALKRVSPHLYMHMSPPTTLTVCPSCQRVSSSSSNNGNSAAAAADRKAGSAVADGAVVCHRPIAVRPQQS